The following are encoded in a window of Solidesulfovibrio magneticus RS-1 genomic DNA:
- the cysK gene encoding cysteine synthase A — protein MAQQIYANASQAIGGTPLVRLGRLAAGKGATVLAKIEGRNPAYSVKDRIGAAMIEDAESRGVLRPGMELVESTSGNTGIALAFVAAAKGYPLTLAMPETMSLERRRVLAFLGAKLVLTPGGEGMAGAVRRAEAMAGADPQRYFLPQQFKNPANPAIHERTTGPEIWAATDGAVDVVVSGVGTGGTITGISRFLKNTQGKAVESVAVEPAASPVISQTLAGLSPAPGPHKIQGIGAGFIPDTLDMTLLDRVERVENDEAIEASRRLAREEGILAGISSGAAVAAALRLAGLDSHAGKTIVVILPDAAERYLSTALFEGVGEA, from the coding sequence ATGGCGCAACAGATTTATGCAAATGCTTCGCAGGCCATCGGCGGCACGCCGCTGGTGCGCTTGGGCCGTCTGGCCGCCGGGAAGGGGGCTACGGTCCTGGCCAAGATCGAGGGGCGCAATCCGGCCTATTCCGTCAAGGACCGCATCGGCGCGGCCATGATCGAGGACGCCGAGTCGCGCGGCGTGTTGCGGCCGGGCATGGAGCTGGTCGAGTCCACCAGCGGCAACACCGGCATCGCCCTGGCCTTCGTGGCCGCGGCCAAGGGCTATCCCCTCACCCTCGCCATGCCCGAGACCATGAGCCTGGAGCGGCGGCGGGTGTTGGCCTTTCTGGGGGCCAAGCTGGTGCTGACGCCGGGCGGCGAAGGCATGGCCGGGGCCGTGCGCCGGGCCGAGGCCATGGCCGGGGCCGACCCGCAGCGCTATTTTCTGCCCCAGCAGTTCAAGAATCCGGCCAATCCGGCCATCCACGAGCGCACCACCGGCCCGGAAATCTGGGCCGCCACCGATGGCGCGGTGGACGTGGTGGTCAGCGGAGTGGGCACCGGAGGCACCATCACGGGCATCTCCCGATTCCTCAAAAACACCCAGGGCAAGGCGGTCGAAAGCGTGGCCGTGGAACCGGCGGCAAGCCCGGTCATCAGCCAGACCCTGGCCGGCCTGTCCCCGGCTCCCGGACCGCACAAGATTCAGGGCATCGGCGCGGGATTTATCCCGGACACTCTGGATATGACGCTGCTCGACCGGGTGGAGCGGGTGGAAAACGACGAGGCCATCGAGGCGTCGCGGCGGCTGGCCCGGGAGGAGGGCATCCTGGCCGGCATCTCTTCGGGCGCGGCCGTGGCCGCCGCCTTGCGCCTGGCCGGTCTGGACAGCCACGCCGGCAAGACCATCGTGGTCATCCTGCCCGACGCGGCCGAACGCTACCTGTCCACGGCGCTGTTTGAAGGCGTGGGGGAAGCGTAA
- a CDS encoding trans-sulfuration enzyme family protein: MDFTTLLIHGGQDPDEPYGDLSLPLHTASTFAQADPARPGRFDYARSGNPTRQAVETHIAALEGGERGLAFASGMAAITSVLLLFSPGDHIVAGRDLYGGAYRVLTTVFARWGLETTFVDTTDPDALDKAIGPRTKAVYIESPSNPLLTVTDLGAVAALAKARGVLAIIDNTFMTPFLQRPLAHGFDIALHSATKFLGGHSDLVAGLAVTADADLGRRLYAVQNACGAVLGPQDCWLLARGMRTLAVRLAAEQQTARQLATWLAARPEVARVHYPGLPDHPGHAIQARQADGPGAVLSFELAHAQAAATFMRAMRLPKVAVSLGGVESILSHPAAMSHAAMPPAERAARGITDALVRLSVGLESAADLQEDLDRALRAAADAA, translated from the coding sequence ATGGACTTCACCACCCTGCTCATCCACGGCGGACAGGACCCCGACGAGCCCTACGGCGACCTGAGCCTGCCCCTGCATACCGCCTCCACCTTTGCCCAGGCCGATCCCGCCCGCCCCGGCCGCTTCGACTACGCCCGCAGCGGCAACCCGACCCGGCAAGCCGTGGAGACGCACATCGCCGCTCTGGAAGGCGGGGAGCGCGGTCTGGCCTTTGCTTCGGGCATGGCCGCCATCACCAGCGTCCTTTTGCTCTTTTCCCCGGGCGACCACATCGTGGCCGGCCGCGACCTCTACGGCGGAGCCTACCGGGTGCTGACCACGGTCTTCGCCCGCTGGGGCCTGGAAACGACCTTCGTGGACACCACCGACCCGGACGCCCTGGACAAGGCCATCGGCCCCCGCACCAAGGCCGTTTACATCGAAAGCCCCTCCAATCCCCTGCTGACCGTGACCGACCTCGGGGCCGTAGCCGCCCTGGCCAAGGCCAGGGGGGTACTCGCCATCATCGACAACACCTTCATGACGCCCTTTCTCCAACGCCCGCTCGCCCACGGCTTCGACATCGCCCTGCACAGCGCGACAAAATTCCTGGGCGGACACAGCGATCTCGTGGCCGGTCTGGCCGTCACGGCCGACGCGGACCTCGGCCGCCGGCTCTACGCCGTGCAAAACGCCTGCGGCGCGGTGCTTGGCCCCCAGGATTGCTGGCTGCTGGCCCGGGGCATGCGCACCCTGGCCGTGCGTCTGGCCGCCGAACAGCAAACGGCGCGGCAACTGGCGACGTGGCTGGCGGCGCGGCCCGAAGTGGCGCGCGTCCATTACCCCGGCCTGCCCGACCACCCCGGCCACGCCATCCAGGCGCGCCAGGCCGACGGCCCCGGCGCGGTGCTCAGCTTCGAACTCGCCCACGCCCAGGCGGCCGCTACCTTCATGCGGGCCATGCGCCTGCCCAAGGTGGCGGTCAGTCTTGGCGGCGTGGAATCCATCCTGTCCCACCCGGCGGCCATGTCCCATGCCGCCATGCCCCCGGCCGAACGGGCGGCGCGGGGCATCACCGACGCCCTGGTCCGCCTGTCTGTCGGGCTGGAGTCGGCGGCCGATCTCCAGGAAGATCTGGACCGAGCCCTGCGCGCGGCGGCGGACGCGGCCTGA
- a CDS encoding recombinase family protein — protein MIIGYARVSTDKQDLSSQIIRLKQAGAERVYQDVMSGKRFDRPGLAEMMAFAREGDALCVVRLDRLGRSMRELLEIMDRLKSLKVGFKSLEEQLDTTSAAGSLIFHVFAALADFERSLLAERTRDGLAVARAKGNMPGRPKVDDAKVELAQRLLAEGHSKAAAARAAGISRATFLRRLAQL, from the coding sequence ATGATAATTGGATACGCAAGAGTTAGCACTGACAAGCAAGACCTTAGCTCCCAGATTATACGTTTAAAACAAGCTGGAGCTGAGCGTGTCTACCAGGATGTCATGAGTGGAAAGCGCTTCGACCGTCCGGGCTTGGCCGAAATGATGGCCTTTGCGCGAGAGGGGGATGCCCTCTGTGTGGTACGTCTTGATCGCTTGGGGCGCTCCATGCGGGAACTCCTAGAGATCATGGACCGCCTTAAGTCTCTCAAGGTGGGTTTCAAATCCCTGGAAGAGCAACTTGACACCACGTCGGCAGCCGGTTCCTTGATCTTTCATGTTTTTGCCGCACTGGCTGACTTTGAACGCAGCCTTCTTGCCGAGCGAACTCGTGATGGCTTGGCCGTGGCCAGGGCCAAGGGCAACATGCCTGGTAGACCCAAGGTCGACGACGCCAAGGTCGAGCTTGCCCAACGCCTCCTGGCTGAAGGCCATTCCAAAGCCGCAGCGGCCCGGGCCGCAGGCATCAGTCGAGCCACCTTTCTCCGTCGTCTGGCGCAACTTTAG
- a CDS encoding HesA/MoeB/ThiF family protein — protein sequence MGCAPILEDQCDDAFLERYSRHILLPEVRLEGQRRLRRSRVLIVGAGGLGSPAAYYLAAAGVGVIGLADADVVDLSNLQRQILHATADVGTPKVLSAARKMRALNPDVEVVTYQACLDADNIGPIVADYDFVVEGVDNFESKYLINDACVMAGVPFSQGGILQFVGMTMTVRPGETACYRCVMGDPPAGAVPTCASVGVFGAIAGMLGAIQAAETLKYLTGVGRPLYDALLCFDAKDMEFMKSPVRKDPACRVCGERPDITVLQRAARPTCAAKAGDGARTCPGPRPGGAS from the coding sequence ATGGGATGTGCGCCAATCCTGGAAGACCAGTGCGACGATGCCTTTCTGGAGCGCTACAGCCGGCATATCCTGTTGCCGGAAGTGAGGCTTGAGGGACAGCGTCGGCTCCGCCGGTCCCGGGTGCTTATCGTCGGTGCCGGCGGCCTCGGTTCCCCGGCCGCCTATTATCTGGCGGCGGCCGGGGTCGGCGTCATCGGGCTGGCCGACGCCGACGTCGTGGACCTGTCGAACCTGCAGCGCCAGATCCTCCATGCCACGGCCGATGTCGGTACGCCCAAGGTGTTGTCGGCCGCGCGAAAAATGCGGGCCCTCAACCCGGACGTCGAGGTGGTCACGTACCAGGCCTGCCTTGACGCCGACAACATCGGCCCCATCGTGGCCGACTACGATTTCGTGGTCGAGGGCGTGGACAACTTCGAGTCCAAATACCTCATCAACGACGCCTGCGTCATGGCCGGCGTTCCCTTTTCCCAGGGCGGCATTTTGCAATTCGTCGGCATGACCATGACGGTGCGGCCCGGTGAAACGGCCTGCTACCGTTGCGTCATGGGCGACCCGCCCGCCGGCGCGGTGCCGACCTGCGCCAGCGTCGGCGTTTTCGGGGCCATCGCCGGGATGCTCGGCGCCATCCAGGCCGCCGAAACGCTGAAATACCTCACCGGCGTGGGCCGCCCGCTCTACGACGCCTTGCTGTGCTTCGACGCCAAGGACATGGAATTCATGAAAAGCCCCGTGCGCAAGGACCCGGCCTGCCGGGTCTGTGGCGAGCGTCCCGACATCACGGTGTTGCAGCGCGCCGCTCGCCCGACGTGTGCCGCCAAGGCCGGCGACGGCGCGAGGACTTGCCCGGGGCCGCGTCCGGGAGGCGCGTCATGA
- the hydE gene encoding [FeFe] hydrogenase H-cluster radical SAM maturase HydE — protein sequence MAGPQRWTRPELMELLDIRGGLSRQELYDRADAVRRERMGDAVPLRGIVEFSNICANDCLYCGIRATNANIPRYRLDDAVILDLARGMEGQGQTTIVLQSGEAPSRDGDAALGRLVSRLKAETRLAVTLSVGNRPREVYAHWRDCGMDRYLLRFETSDPALFARLHPDCTLSQRLRCLGDLLDLGVQTGGGFMTGLPGETLSTGADNILLCRDLDLDMIGLGPYIPHPDTPMGQSQNVHVLDPERHFVALAATRLVNPDAHIPATTAFDALFPGTGRNLALTRGANVFMPSATPVARRPEYQLYPGKPCLDETGEACARCVLGRLAALGRQVDQGPGHSRKPGRAVSGEGAVGRGNILD from the coding sequence ATGGCTGGACCGCAACGTTGGACGCGCCCGGAACTCATGGAACTGCTCGACATCAGGGGCGGCCTGTCCCGGCAGGAGTTGTACGACCGGGCCGACGCCGTGCGCCGGGAGCGCATGGGCGACGCCGTGCCATTGCGCGGGATCGTGGAGTTTTCCAACATCTGCGCCAATGACTGCCTGTACTGCGGCATCCGGGCCACGAACGCCAACATCCCGCGCTACCGCCTCGACGACGCGGTCATCCTGGACCTGGCCAGGGGCATGGAGGGACAAGGGCAGACCACCATTGTGCTGCAATCCGGGGAAGCGCCAAGCCGGGATGGCGATGCGGCCTTGGGGCGGCTGGTGTCGCGCCTCAAGGCGGAAACCCGTCTGGCCGTGACCTTGTCCGTGGGCAACCGGCCCCGCGAAGTCTACGCCCATTGGCGCGACTGCGGCATGGACCGTTATCTGTTGCGCTTCGAGACGAGCGACCCCGCGCTTTTTGCCCGGCTGCATCCGGATTGCACCCTGTCCCAACGGCTGCGTTGCCTGGGCGACCTGCTCGACCTCGGCGTGCAGACCGGCGGCGGGTTCATGACGGGACTGCCGGGGGAGACCTTGTCCACGGGCGCGGACAACATCCTGCTGTGCCGCGACCTCGACCTCGACATGATCGGCCTTGGTCCCTACATCCCCCATCCGGACACGCCCATGGGGCAGTCGCAAAACGTTCACGTCCTGGACCCCGAACGCCATTTCGTGGCCCTGGCCGCCACGCGTCTGGTCAACCCCGACGCCCACATCCCGGCCACCACGGCTTTCGACGCCCTGTTCCCGGGCACGGGCCGCAACCTGGCCCTGACGCGCGGGGCCAACGTCTTCATGCCTAGCGCCACGCCGGTTGCCCGGCGGCCGGAGTATCAGCTCTACCCGGGCAAGCCCTGCCTGGACGAAACCGGCGAGGCCTGCGCCCGCTGCGTTCTCGGCCGTCTGGCCGCCCTGGGCCGCCAGGTGGACCAGGGGCCGGGGCATTCCCGCAAGCCGGGCCGGGCAGTGTCGGGGGAAGGGGCTGTCGGTCGCGGCAATATTCTCGACTAA
- a CDS encoding ATP-binding cassette domain-containing protein — MSPNGPAGRAKGLVVGDLRFVRDGRTLFDDLRFHIAPGQHVCLYGPPGCGKSLLLRLLAGLEIPAFGRVTWDGRDVAGQDLDRGLVLCDSGLFPWLSLLENCVMAGDAARPDTPPGPIQAQAEAALVLAGLGDVRHKRPLELSPGLRQRANLARALVLGSPVLLLDDPCGPLDHGERPALEAFLSRLVGDVTPARTIVIATADLDEALGLGERVIGLSPVPGPTVCDETTPGPRPVNRDVLYGTRPFQDLRRTINDSYRQDRRRRLAAREFFGLGEGI, encoded by the coding sequence ATGTCGCCAAACGGACCGGCTGGCCGGGCAAAGGGGTTGGTCGTCGGCGATCTTCGTTTCGTCCGCGACGGCCGCACGCTGTTCGACGATCTGCGGTTCCATATCGCGCCGGGACAGCACGTCTGCCTGTATGGGCCGCCCGGTTGCGGCAAGTCCTTGCTGCTGCGGCTTCTCGCCGGCCTGGAGATACCGGCCTTTGGCCGCGTCACCTGGGACGGCCGCGACGTGGCCGGCCAAGATCTGGACCGGGGGCTTGTCCTTTGTGATAGCGGGCTTTTTCCCTGGTTGAGCCTGCTGGAAAACTGCGTCATGGCCGGCGACGCGGCCCGGCCCGACACGCCGCCCGGACCGATCCAGGCCCAGGCCGAAGCGGCCCTGGTCCTGGCCGGGCTTGGCGACGTCCGGCACAAGCGGCCCCTGGAACTCTCCCCAGGGCTGCGGCAGCGGGCCAATCTGGCCCGCGCCCTGGTCCTTGGCTCGCCGGTGCTGCTCCTGGACGACCCGTGCGGCCCCCTGGACCACGGGGAGCGGCCCGCCCTGGAGGCGTTTTTGTCCAGGCTTGTCGGCGACGTCACCCCGGCAAGGACAATCGTCATTGCCACGGCCGATCTGGACGAAGCCCTGGGCCTTGGCGAACGCGTCATCGGCCTCTCGCCCGTGCCCGGGCCGACGGTCTGCGACGAAACCACGCCCGGACCACGCCCCGTGAACCGTGATGTTCTCTACGGAACGCGGCCCTTCCAGGACTTGCGGCGCACCATCAACGACAGCTACCGCCAGGATCGGCGACGGCGTCTTGCCGCCCGGGAATTCTTTGGCTTGGGCGAAGGCATCTAA
- a CDS encoding RrF2 family transcriptional regulator codes for MWVTQKCQYALRALFELAKRQGEGAVRSVDIAANQAIPKRFLEVILHQLRQGGFVDSQRGKEGGFFLSRPPANITVGDIIRFIDGPMTPVDCQLDRPHFDCALKGSCVFLGLWDEAREALERVYDTKTLQELVDKESAMSCEQPANYII; via the coding sequence ATGTGGGTGACGCAGAAATGCCAATATGCCTTGCGGGCGCTTTTCGAACTGGCCAAACGCCAGGGCGAGGGCGCGGTGCGCTCGGTGGACATCGCCGCCAACCAGGCCATTCCCAAGCGGTTTCTGGAAGTCATATTGCATCAGCTGCGCCAGGGCGGCTTCGTGGATTCGCAGCGAGGCAAGGAAGGCGGTTTTTTTCTCAGCCGCCCCCCGGCCAACATCACCGTGGGCGACATCATCCGCTTCATCGACGGCCCCATGACGCCTGTCGACTGCCAACTGGACCGCCCCCACTTCGATTGCGCCCTCAAGGGGTCCTGTGTTTTCCTGGGCTTATGGGATGAAGCGCGAGAGGCCCTGGAGCGTGTCTACGACACCAAGACGCTCCAAGAACTGGTCGACAAAGAATCCGCCATGTCTTGCGAACAACCAGCTAATTACATCATATAG
- a CDS encoding trans-sulfuration enzyme family protein, which produces MRLETCLAQCGSRWDDRTGAVSMPIYQTATFRHPGLGQSTGYDYTRTANPTRDVLQETLALADGGCQALAFASGMAALDCLCRLFAPGDRIVVTEDLYGGTYRLFERLQRPLGIEAVYVDTADTPSVAAALASGARALLVESPTNPLLKVTDLAALGRLAREHGALFFVDNTFMTPLLQRPLELGADVAVYSATKYLGGHDDVVAGILVAKAPELAERLAFFHNAAGAGLGPLDSWLVLRGLKTLGVRLARQQASARVVADFLANHPAVARVHYPGRPDHPGHARQQRQAAGFGAMVSFELAEPSRAGEILARARLFLFAESLGGVESLITLPAVQTHADIDPRTRARLGVTDGLLRLSIGLEDPGDLVADLQAML; this is translated from the coding sequence ATGCGTCTCGAAACCTGTCTGGCCCAATGCGGTTCCCGCTGGGATGACCGCACAGGGGCCGTGTCCATGCCGATCTATCAGACCGCCACCTTCCGCCATCCGGGCCTGGGGCAGTCCACGGGTTATGACTATACCAGGACCGCCAATCCCACCCGCGACGTCCTGCAGGAAACCCTGGCCCTTGCCGACGGCGGCTGCCAGGCCCTGGCCTTCGCCTCGGGCATGGCCGCCCTGGACTGCCTGTGCCGCCTGTTCGCCCCGGGCGACCGGATCGTCGTCACCGAGGATCTCTACGGCGGCACCTACCGGCTCTTTGAGCGCCTGCAACGCCCGCTGGGCATCGAGGCCGTCTACGTGGACACGGCCGACACGCCCAGCGTGGCCGCGGCCCTCGCCTCCGGGGCCAGGGCGCTTTTGGTCGAAAGTCCGACCAATCCCCTGCTCAAGGTGACCGACCTGGCGGCCCTTGGCCGGCTTGCCCGGGAGCATGGAGCGCTTTTTTTCGTGGACAACACCTTCATGACGCCCCTGCTCCAGCGCCCGCTGGAGCTCGGCGCCGACGTGGCCGTCTATAGCGCCACCAAGTATCTCGGCGGCCATGACGACGTGGTGGCCGGCATCCTGGTGGCCAAGGCCCCGGAGCTGGCCGAGCGGCTGGCCTTTTTCCACAATGCCGCCGGGGCCGGGCTGGGGCCGCTGGACAGCTGGCTGGTCCTGCGCGGGCTGAAAACCCTGGGCGTACGCCTGGCCCGACAGCAGGCCTCGGCCCGGGTCGTGGCCGATTTCCTGGCCAACCATCCGGCCGTGGCCCGCGTCCATTACCCGGGCCGGCCCGACCATCCCGGACACGCCCGCCAGCAACGGCAGGCCGCCGGCTTCGGGGCCATGGTCTCCTTCGAGCTGGCCGAGCCGTCCCGGGCGGGCGAAATCCTGGCCCGGGCGCGGCTGTTTCTGTTCGCCGAAAGCCTGGGCGGCGTGGAGTCCCTCATCACGCTTCCCGCCGTACAGACCCATGCCGACATCGACCCGCGAACCCGGGCCAGGCTCGGCGTCACGGACGGCCTGCTGCGCCTGTCCATCGGCCTGGAAGACCCCGGCGACCTTGTGGCCGATCTGCAGGCGATGCTGTGA